In Malus sylvestris chromosome 15, drMalSylv7.2, whole genome shotgun sequence, a single genomic region encodes these proteins:
- the LOC126604996 gene encoding uncharacterized protein LOC126604996 isoform X2, with translation MFVRKLVEKASKKPGGNSDSVKGSDIDPRVVFHHGIPSGCNLLAYDSIQKLLATSTKDGRIKLFGKDNTQALLESVNAVPSKFLQVWDIEKNLFADVHPFQEDITSFTVMQHSPYMYVGDSAGNVTVLKLEQEHIVQMKYTIPYSVSHGNNPTEVAGDTAVMHILPQPTAESKRVLIIFRDGIISLWDIRESKSVYTVGGNPLQSLHQEGKKVTSACWACPFGSKVVVGYNNGEICIWSIPRTEFPSESSTQSAPISKLNLGYKLDKVPIASLIWAYADGKANRLYVMGASDTASSNLLQVILLNEYTEGRTIKLGLQPPEPCVDMGIISSFSEQSKHRQDCFLLLGNSGHLYAYDDRSIEKYLVQSQSKSSPSLPRDIMVKIPFVDSKITIAKFITQNTHMLSSADEDYLLLAKGFPSLLSFETKLKDGTQLNASRFTGFSKVKNLYITGHSDGAINFWDLSCPLLVPIISLKQQSEDDLSLSGIPLTALFFDLNSRLLVSGDQSGTVRIFRLKPEPYANVSSFLSLQGSTKKGNDHIIQSVKLFKVNGSVVSVNINHSTGHLAVGSSKGYVSVIDIEGPTLLYQKHIASEISTGIVSLHFQTCSFHGFDKNILAVATEDSSVLALDSDNGNTLSTSLVHPKKPTRALFMQLLDAHDTLVNRSNILNGLDLIKGSSTVDDTTQKQFLLLLCSEKAAYMYSFTHIMQGVKKVIYKKKFQSSCCWASTFQNSNDLGLILLFTSGKIEIRSLPDLSFIKETSIRGFTYSTPKPNSFSDSSICSLCEGELVMVNGDQEIFLFALSLHNNSFRLLDFFNLTYQKDLIVSQEELVAGCATPKEKKKGIFSSVIKDIVGSKPKNVPEIETADTRESIEELSAIFSTANFRVDAENTNHQAVDDDDLQLDLDDIDIDMDMDIPGEKPKEQSMLAALNKEKLTSKFMAFKGKVMKQMKSKNEKNSGKQEEQQDEKVGQVDEIKKRYGFSSSESNVAKIAQSKLQENTRKLQGINLRATDMQDTAQSFSSLAKEVLRTEQDRRNS, from the exons atgtttgtCAGAAAGCTTGTGGAGAAGGCTTCCAAGAAG CCTGGAGGAAATTCTGATAGTGTTAAAGGCAGTGATATCGATCCACGTGTAGTATTCCATCATGGAATACCATCAGGCTGTAACTTGTTGGCTTATGACTCCATCCAAAAATTACTTGCAACTTCAACCAA GGATGGCAGAATCAAATTGTTTGGCAAAGATAACACTCAAGCTCTACTTGAGTCTGTCAATGCAGTTCCAAGCAAGTTCTTACAG GTTTGGGACATTGAAAAGAACCTGTTTGCTGATGTTCATCCTTTTCAAGAAGATATAACCTCGTTCACTGTTATGCAGCATAGCCCATACAT GTATGTTGGAGATTCTGCTGGTAATGTTACGGTTTTGAAGCTTGAGCAAGAACATATAGTCCAAATGAAATACACTATACCCTACTCAGTTTCTCATG GGAATAATCCAACTGAAGTTGCTGGTGATACTGCTGTGATGCATATACTGCCTCAACCAACAGCTGAAAGTAAGAG GGTTCTGATAATTTTTAGAGATGGCATAATATCATTATGGGACATTCGAGAAAGCAAATCTGTATACACAGTGGGAGGAAATCCATTGCAATCACTTCATCAGGAAGGGAAAAAGGTGACCTCTGCATGCTGGGCATGTCCCTTTGGGAgtaaagttgttgttggctacAATAATGGAGAGATTTGCATCTGGAGTATTCCAAGAACTGAATTTCCTTCAGAGTCTAGCACGCAAAGTGCTCCAATATCCAAACTCAATCTTGGATATAAGTTGGACAAAGTGCCTATAGCATCACTGATATGGGCTTATGCCGATGGGAAGGCAAATCGGTTATATGTTATGGGCGCGTCTGACACTGCATCTTCAAACTTGTTGCAG GTAATTCTGTTGAATGAGTATACCGAAGGTCGAACTATCAAATTAGGGCTTCAACCGCCGGAGCCTTGTGTTGACATGGGGATCATTTCAAGCTTTAGTGAGCAAAGCAAACATAGGCAAgactgttttcttttgcttggtaACTCAGGACATCTTTATGCCTATGATGATCGTTCCATCGAGAAGTATCTTGTACAAAGCCAATCTAAGTCTTCGCCTTCGTTACCAAGGGATATCATGGTGAAGATACCATTTGTTGACTCAAAGATTACCATAGCAAAATTCATCACACAAAATACCCACATGCTAAGTTCTGCAGATGAG GACTACCTTCTGCTGGCGAAAGGCTTTCCATCTCTCCTTTCTTTCGAGACAAAACTGAAAGATGGGACTCAGTTAAATGCATCCCGTTTTACTGGATTTTCAAAAGTTAAAAATTTGTACATAACTGGACACAGTGATGGAGCCATaaatttttgggatttgtcATGTCCACTTTTAGTACCAATTATATCATTAAAGCAACAG AGTGAGGATGATCTTTCTTTAAGCGGTATACCACTCACAGCTTTGTTTTTCGATTTGAACTCCCGGCTTCTTGTTTCTGGAGATCAGAGTGGAACA GTTCGAATCTTTAGACTCAAGCCAGAACCATATGCCAACGTGAGCAGTTTCCTGTCTCTTCAAG GAAGTACAAAGAAAGGAAACGATCACATCATCCAAAGTGTGAAACTTTTCAAGGTTAATGGTTCTGTAGTTTCTGTGAACATAAACCACAGCACAGGACATCTTGCTGTCGGGTCTAGTAAAGGATAT GTTTCGGTTATTGATATAGAAGGGCCAACTCTGTTATATCAAAAGCACATTGCAAGTGAAATATCCACCGGCATTGTCTCCCTGCATTTCCAAACCTGCAGTTTTCATGGTTTTGACAAGAACATCTTAGCGGTTGCAACAGAGGACTCATCCGTTTTGGCTCTTGATAGTGATAATGGAAACACATTGAGCACCAGTTTGGTTCATCCAAAGAAACCCACCAGAGCACTTTTCATGCAACTCTTGG ATGCGCATGATACACTGGTAAACAGATCGAATATATTGAACGGTCTTGATTTGATCAAAGGGAGTAGTACAGTTGACGACACCACACAAAAGCAGTTTCTGCTACTGCTGTGTTCTGAGAAGGCTGCATATATGTACTCCTTCACACATATCATGCAG GGAGTTAAGAAGGTAATCTACAAGAAGAAGTTCCAGTCATCTTGCTGCTGGGCATCAACATTTCAAAACTCCAATGATTTAGGCCTTATTCTCCTTTTTACAAGTGGAAAAATTGAAATAAG GTCCTTGCCAGATTTATCCTTCATAAAGGAGACTTCAATAAGAGGCTTCACATACTCCACTCCGAaaccaaattcattttctgacaGTTCGATATGTTCTTTGTGCGAAGGAGAACTTGTTATG GTGAACGGTGATCAGGAAATATTTCTCTTCGCTCTTTCGCTCCACAACAACAGCTTcag GCTGTTAGACTTTTTCAACTTGACTTACCAGAAAGATTTGATAGTTTCACAAGAAGAGCTTGTCGCTGGATGTGCCActccaaaggagaagaaaaag GGTATATTTAGCTCAGTCATTAAAGATATCGTGGGAAGCAAACCGAAGAATGTACCTGAGATAGAAACTGCAGATACTAGAGAAAGTATCGAAGAACTTTCGGCTATCTTTTCAACTGCTAACTTTCGAGTTGACGCTGAGAATACAAATCACCAGGCTGTGGATGATGATGATCTTCAGCTAGACCTAG ATGACATTGACATCGACATGGACATGGATATTCCTGGAGAAAAACCGAAAGAGCAGAGTATGTTGGCAGCTCTGAACAAGGAGAAGTTGACAAGCAAATTTATGGCCTTTAAAG GTAAAGTGATGAAACAGATGAAGTCGAAAAATGAGAAGAACTCCGGTAAGCAGGAAGAGCAACAGGATGAGAAGGTTGGTCAAGTTGACGAAATTAAGAAGCGATATGGATTTTCGTCAAGT GAATCAAACGTTGCTAAAATAGCACAAAGCAAGCTGCAGGAGAATACGAGAAAGTTGCAGGGCATTAACCTAAGAGCTACAGATATGCAAGACACAGCTCAATCATTCTCATCCTTGGCGAAAGAAGTGTTGCGAACCGAACAGGATAGGCGAAACTCATGA
- the LOC126604996 gene encoding uncharacterized protein LOC126604996 isoform X1: MFVRKLVEKASKKPGGNSDSVKGSDIDPRVVFHHGIPSGCNLLAYDSIQKLLATSTKDGRIKLFGKDNTQALLESVNAVPSKFLQFMENQGILINVNIRNHIEVWDIEKNLFADVHPFQEDITSFTVMQHSPYMYVGDSAGNVTVLKLEQEHIVQMKYTIPYSVSHGNNPTEVAGDTAVMHILPQPTAESKRVLIIFRDGIISLWDIRESKSVYTVGGNPLQSLHQEGKKVTSACWACPFGSKVVVGYNNGEICIWSIPRTEFPSESSTQSAPISKLNLGYKLDKVPIASLIWAYADGKANRLYVMGASDTASSNLLQVILLNEYTEGRTIKLGLQPPEPCVDMGIISSFSEQSKHRQDCFLLLGNSGHLYAYDDRSIEKYLVQSQSKSSPSLPRDIMVKIPFVDSKITIAKFITQNTHMLSSADEDYLLLAKGFPSLLSFETKLKDGTQLNASRFTGFSKVKNLYITGHSDGAINFWDLSCPLLVPIISLKQQSEDDLSLSGIPLTALFFDLNSRLLVSGDQSGTVRIFRLKPEPYANVSSFLSLQGSTKKGNDHIIQSVKLFKVNGSVVSVNINHSTGHLAVGSSKGYVSVIDIEGPTLLYQKHIASEISTGIVSLHFQTCSFHGFDKNILAVATEDSSVLALDSDNGNTLSTSLVHPKKPTRALFMQLLDAHDTLVNRSNILNGLDLIKGSSTVDDTTQKQFLLLLCSEKAAYMYSFTHIMQGVKKVIYKKKFQSSCCWASTFQNSNDLGLILLFTSGKIEIRSLPDLSFIKETSIRGFTYSTPKPNSFSDSSICSLCEGELVMVNGDQEIFLFALSLHNNSFRLLDFFNLTYQKDLIVSQEELVAGCATPKEKKKGIFSSVIKDIVGSKPKNVPEIETADTRESIEELSAIFSTANFRVDAENTNHQAVDDDDLQLDLDDIDIDMDMDIPGEKPKEQSMLAALNKEKLTSKFMAFKGKVMKQMKSKNEKNSGKQEEQQDEKVGQVDEIKKRYGFSSSESNVAKIAQSKLQENTRKLQGINLRATDMQDTAQSFSSLAKEVLRTEQDRRNS; the protein is encoded by the exons atgtttgtCAGAAAGCTTGTGGAGAAGGCTTCCAAGAAG CCTGGAGGAAATTCTGATAGTGTTAAAGGCAGTGATATCGATCCACGTGTAGTATTCCATCATGGAATACCATCAGGCTGTAACTTGTTGGCTTATGACTCCATCCAAAAATTACTTGCAACTTCAACCAA GGATGGCAGAATCAAATTGTTTGGCAAAGATAACACTCAAGCTCTACTTGAGTCTGTCAATGCAGTTCCAAGCAAGTTCTTACAG TTTATGGAGAACCAAGGAATCCTTATAAATGTAAATATTAGAAACCACATTGAG GTTTGGGACATTGAAAAGAACCTGTTTGCTGATGTTCATCCTTTTCAAGAAGATATAACCTCGTTCACTGTTATGCAGCATAGCCCATACAT GTATGTTGGAGATTCTGCTGGTAATGTTACGGTTTTGAAGCTTGAGCAAGAACATATAGTCCAAATGAAATACACTATACCCTACTCAGTTTCTCATG GGAATAATCCAACTGAAGTTGCTGGTGATACTGCTGTGATGCATATACTGCCTCAACCAACAGCTGAAAGTAAGAG GGTTCTGATAATTTTTAGAGATGGCATAATATCATTATGGGACATTCGAGAAAGCAAATCTGTATACACAGTGGGAGGAAATCCATTGCAATCACTTCATCAGGAAGGGAAAAAGGTGACCTCTGCATGCTGGGCATGTCCCTTTGGGAgtaaagttgttgttggctacAATAATGGAGAGATTTGCATCTGGAGTATTCCAAGAACTGAATTTCCTTCAGAGTCTAGCACGCAAAGTGCTCCAATATCCAAACTCAATCTTGGATATAAGTTGGACAAAGTGCCTATAGCATCACTGATATGGGCTTATGCCGATGGGAAGGCAAATCGGTTATATGTTATGGGCGCGTCTGACACTGCATCTTCAAACTTGTTGCAG GTAATTCTGTTGAATGAGTATACCGAAGGTCGAACTATCAAATTAGGGCTTCAACCGCCGGAGCCTTGTGTTGACATGGGGATCATTTCAAGCTTTAGTGAGCAAAGCAAACATAGGCAAgactgttttcttttgcttggtaACTCAGGACATCTTTATGCCTATGATGATCGTTCCATCGAGAAGTATCTTGTACAAAGCCAATCTAAGTCTTCGCCTTCGTTACCAAGGGATATCATGGTGAAGATACCATTTGTTGACTCAAAGATTACCATAGCAAAATTCATCACACAAAATACCCACATGCTAAGTTCTGCAGATGAG GACTACCTTCTGCTGGCGAAAGGCTTTCCATCTCTCCTTTCTTTCGAGACAAAACTGAAAGATGGGACTCAGTTAAATGCATCCCGTTTTACTGGATTTTCAAAAGTTAAAAATTTGTACATAACTGGACACAGTGATGGAGCCATaaatttttgggatttgtcATGTCCACTTTTAGTACCAATTATATCATTAAAGCAACAG AGTGAGGATGATCTTTCTTTAAGCGGTATACCACTCACAGCTTTGTTTTTCGATTTGAACTCCCGGCTTCTTGTTTCTGGAGATCAGAGTGGAACA GTTCGAATCTTTAGACTCAAGCCAGAACCATATGCCAACGTGAGCAGTTTCCTGTCTCTTCAAG GAAGTACAAAGAAAGGAAACGATCACATCATCCAAAGTGTGAAACTTTTCAAGGTTAATGGTTCTGTAGTTTCTGTGAACATAAACCACAGCACAGGACATCTTGCTGTCGGGTCTAGTAAAGGATAT GTTTCGGTTATTGATATAGAAGGGCCAACTCTGTTATATCAAAAGCACATTGCAAGTGAAATATCCACCGGCATTGTCTCCCTGCATTTCCAAACCTGCAGTTTTCATGGTTTTGACAAGAACATCTTAGCGGTTGCAACAGAGGACTCATCCGTTTTGGCTCTTGATAGTGATAATGGAAACACATTGAGCACCAGTTTGGTTCATCCAAAGAAACCCACCAGAGCACTTTTCATGCAACTCTTGG ATGCGCATGATACACTGGTAAACAGATCGAATATATTGAACGGTCTTGATTTGATCAAAGGGAGTAGTACAGTTGACGACACCACACAAAAGCAGTTTCTGCTACTGCTGTGTTCTGAGAAGGCTGCATATATGTACTCCTTCACACATATCATGCAG GGAGTTAAGAAGGTAATCTACAAGAAGAAGTTCCAGTCATCTTGCTGCTGGGCATCAACATTTCAAAACTCCAATGATTTAGGCCTTATTCTCCTTTTTACAAGTGGAAAAATTGAAATAAG GTCCTTGCCAGATTTATCCTTCATAAAGGAGACTTCAATAAGAGGCTTCACATACTCCACTCCGAaaccaaattcattttctgacaGTTCGATATGTTCTTTGTGCGAAGGAGAACTTGTTATG GTGAACGGTGATCAGGAAATATTTCTCTTCGCTCTTTCGCTCCACAACAACAGCTTcag GCTGTTAGACTTTTTCAACTTGACTTACCAGAAAGATTTGATAGTTTCACAAGAAGAGCTTGTCGCTGGATGTGCCActccaaaggagaagaaaaag GGTATATTTAGCTCAGTCATTAAAGATATCGTGGGAAGCAAACCGAAGAATGTACCTGAGATAGAAACTGCAGATACTAGAGAAAGTATCGAAGAACTTTCGGCTATCTTTTCAACTGCTAACTTTCGAGTTGACGCTGAGAATACAAATCACCAGGCTGTGGATGATGATGATCTTCAGCTAGACCTAG ATGACATTGACATCGACATGGACATGGATATTCCTGGAGAAAAACCGAAAGAGCAGAGTATGTTGGCAGCTCTGAACAAGGAGAAGTTGACAAGCAAATTTATGGCCTTTAAAG GTAAAGTGATGAAACAGATGAAGTCGAAAAATGAGAAGAACTCCGGTAAGCAGGAAGAGCAACAGGATGAGAAGGTTGGTCAAGTTGACGAAATTAAGAAGCGATATGGATTTTCGTCAAGT GAATCAAACGTTGCTAAAATAGCACAAAGCAAGCTGCAGGAGAATACGAGAAAGTTGCAGGGCATTAACCTAAGAGCTACAGATATGCAAGACACAGCTCAATCATTCTCATCCTTGGCGAAAGAAGTGTTGCGAACCGAACAGGATAGGCGAAACTCATGA
- the LOC126604996 gene encoding uncharacterized protein LOC126604996 isoform X3, which translates to MFVRKLVEKASKKPGGNSDSVKGSDIDPRVVFHHGIPSGCNLLAYDSIQKLLATSTKDGRIKLFGKDNTQALLESVNAVPSKFLQFMENQGILINVNIRNHIEVWDIEKNLFADVHPFQEDITSFTVMQHSPYMYVGDSAGNVTVLKLEQEHIVQMKYTIPYSVSHGNNPTEVAGDTAVMHILPQPTAESKRVLIIFRDGIISLWDIRESKSVYTVGGNPLQSLHQEGKKVTSACWACPFGSKVVVGYNNGEICIWSIPRTEFPSESSTQSAPISKLNLGYKLDKVPIASLIWAYADGKANRLYVMGASDTASSNLLQVILLNEYTEGRTIKLGLQPPEPCVDMGIISSFSEQSKHRQDCFLLLGNSGHLYAYDDRSIEKYLVQSQSKSSPSLPRDIMVKIPFVDSKITIAKFITQNTHMLSSADEDYLLLAKGFPSLLSFETKLKDGTQLNASRFTGFSKVKNLYITGHSDGAINFWDLSCPLLVPIISLKQQSEDDLSLSGIPLTALFFDLNSRLLVSGDQSGTVRIFRLKPEPYANVSSFLSLQGSTKKGNDHIIQSVKLFKVNGSVVSVNINHSTGHLAVGSSKGYVSVIDIEGPTLLYQKHIASEISTGIVSLHFQTCSFHGFDKNILAVATEDSSVLALDSDNGNTLSTSLVHPKKPTRALFMQLLDAHDTLVNRSNILNGLDLIKGSSTVDDTTQKQFLLLLCSEKAAYMYSFTHIMQGVKKVIYKKKFQSSCCWASTFQNSNDLGLILLFTSGKIEIRSLPDLSFIKETSIRGFTYSTPKPNSFSDSSICSLCEGELVMVNGDQEIFLFALSLHNNSFSFTRRACRWMCHSKGEEKGYI; encoded by the exons atgtttgtCAGAAAGCTTGTGGAGAAGGCTTCCAAGAAG CCTGGAGGAAATTCTGATAGTGTTAAAGGCAGTGATATCGATCCACGTGTAGTATTCCATCATGGAATACCATCAGGCTGTAACTTGTTGGCTTATGACTCCATCCAAAAATTACTTGCAACTTCAACCAA GGATGGCAGAATCAAATTGTTTGGCAAAGATAACACTCAAGCTCTACTTGAGTCTGTCAATGCAGTTCCAAGCAAGTTCTTACAG TTTATGGAGAACCAAGGAATCCTTATAAATGTAAATATTAGAAACCACATTGAG GTTTGGGACATTGAAAAGAACCTGTTTGCTGATGTTCATCCTTTTCAAGAAGATATAACCTCGTTCACTGTTATGCAGCATAGCCCATACAT GTATGTTGGAGATTCTGCTGGTAATGTTACGGTTTTGAAGCTTGAGCAAGAACATATAGTCCAAATGAAATACACTATACCCTACTCAGTTTCTCATG GGAATAATCCAACTGAAGTTGCTGGTGATACTGCTGTGATGCATATACTGCCTCAACCAACAGCTGAAAGTAAGAG GGTTCTGATAATTTTTAGAGATGGCATAATATCATTATGGGACATTCGAGAAAGCAAATCTGTATACACAGTGGGAGGAAATCCATTGCAATCACTTCATCAGGAAGGGAAAAAGGTGACCTCTGCATGCTGGGCATGTCCCTTTGGGAgtaaagttgttgttggctacAATAATGGAGAGATTTGCATCTGGAGTATTCCAAGAACTGAATTTCCTTCAGAGTCTAGCACGCAAAGTGCTCCAATATCCAAACTCAATCTTGGATATAAGTTGGACAAAGTGCCTATAGCATCACTGATATGGGCTTATGCCGATGGGAAGGCAAATCGGTTATATGTTATGGGCGCGTCTGACACTGCATCTTCAAACTTGTTGCAG GTAATTCTGTTGAATGAGTATACCGAAGGTCGAACTATCAAATTAGGGCTTCAACCGCCGGAGCCTTGTGTTGACATGGGGATCATTTCAAGCTTTAGTGAGCAAAGCAAACATAGGCAAgactgttttcttttgcttggtaACTCAGGACATCTTTATGCCTATGATGATCGTTCCATCGAGAAGTATCTTGTACAAAGCCAATCTAAGTCTTCGCCTTCGTTACCAAGGGATATCATGGTGAAGATACCATTTGTTGACTCAAAGATTACCATAGCAAAATTCATCACACAAAATACCCACATGCTAAGTTCTGCAGATGAG GACTACCTTCTGCTGGCGAAAGGCTTTCCATCTCTCCTTTCTTTCGAGACAAAACTGAAAGATGGGACTCAGTTAAATGCATCCCGTTTTACTGGATTTTCAAAAGTTAAAAATTTGTACATAACTGGACACAGTGATGGAGCCATaaatttttgggatttgtcATGTCCACTTTTAGTACCAATTATATCATTAAAGCAACAG AGTGAGGATGATCTTTCTTTAAGCGGTATACCACTCACAGCTTTGTTTTTCGATTTGAACTCCCGGCTTCTTGTTTCTGGAGATCAGAGTGGAACA GTTCGAATCTTTAGACTCAAGCCAGAACCATATGCCAACGTGAGCAGTTTCCTGTCTCTTCAAG GAAGTACAAAGAAAGGAAACGATCACATCATCCAAAGTGTGAAACTTTTCAAGGTTAATGGTTCTGTAGTTTCTGTGAACATAAACCACAGCACAGGACATCTTGCTGTCGGGTCTAGTAAAGGATAT GTTTCGGTTATTGATATAGAAGGGCCAACTCTGTTATATCAAAAGCACATTGCAAGTGAAATATCCACCGGCATTGTCTCCCTGCATTTCCAAACCTGCAGTTTTCATGGTTTTGACAAGAACATCTTAGCGGTTGCAACAGAGGACTCATCCGTTTTGGCTCTTGATAGTGATAATGGAAACACATTGAGCACCAGTTTGGTTCATCCAAAGAAACCCACCAGAGCACTTTTCATGCAACTCTTGG ATGCGCATGATACACTGGTAAACAGATCGAATATATTGAACGGTCTTGATTTGATCAAAGGGAGTAGTACAGTTGACGACACCACACAAAAGCAGTTTCTGCTACTGCTGTGTTCTGAGAAGGCTGCATATATGTACTCCTTCACACATATCATGCAG GGAGTTAAGAAGGTAATCTACAAGAAGAAGTTCCAGTCATCTTGCTGCTGGGCATCAACATTTCAAAACTCCAATGATTTAGGCCTTATTCTCCTTTTTACAAGTGGAAAAATTGAAATAAG GTCCTTGCCAGATTTATCCTTCATAAAGGAGACTTCAATAAGAGGCTTCACATACTCCACTCCGAaaccaaattcattttctgacaGTTCGATATGTTCTTTGTGCGAAGGAGAACTTGTTATG GTGAACGGTGATCAGGAAATATTTCTCTTCGCTCTTTCGCTCCACAACAACAGCTTcag TTTCACAAGAAGAGCTTGTCGCTGGATGTGCCActccaaaggagaagaaaaag GGTATATTTAG
- the LOC126605000 gene encoding uncharacterized protein LOC126605000 isoform X2, producing MAGPGKCLLVTGPPGVGKSTLVMRVFETLKASYPNLKIQGEVREGSERVGFQVVTLDGRTAPLSSSTISSPESLRWPTVGKYKVDVASFESLALPELQVREDTDLFIVDEVGKMELFSSSFFPCVLRILESNVPFLATVPIPKFGRDIPAVARLKNHPGATMFTLSKGNRDAVKEEIYSHLVALLSKQ from the exons ATGGCCGGCCCCGGAAAGTGCTTGCTGGTGACCGGACCTCCT GGTGTGGGCAAAAGCACTTTAGTAATGAGAGTGTTTGAAACCCTAAAAGCATCATATCCAAACTTAAAAATTCAGG GTGAGGTTAGAGAAGGAAGTGAGAGAGTGGGGTTCCAGGTGGTCACGCTGGACGGCCGTACAGCTCCCCTCTCATCCTCCACCATTTCCAG CCCAGAGTCTTTGAGATGGCCTACCGTGGGGAAGTACAAAGTAGATGTTGCGTCGTTTGAGTCACTGGCACTGCCTGAATTGCAG GTAAGAGAAGATACCGATCTATTCATCGTTGATGAAGTTGGGAAGATGGAGTTGTTCAGTTCATCGTtcttcccttgtgttttaagGATTCTGGAGTCCAATGTCCCGTTTTTGGCCACAGTCCCAATTCCAAAATTCGGTCGTGATATACCTGCAG TTGCAAGGTTGAAGAATCATCCGGGGGCAACAATGTTTACGCTGAGCAAAGGTAACAGGGATGCTGTTAAAGAAGAGATATACTCCCATTTGGTAGCTTTGTTGAGTAAACAATAA
- the LOC126605000 gene encoding uncharacterized protein LOC126605000 isoform X1, translating into MAGPGKCLLVTGPPGVGKSTLVMRVFETLKASYPNLKIQGFYTSEVREGSERVGFQVVTLDGRTAPLSSSTISSPESLRWPTVGKYKVDVASFESLALPELQVREDTDLFIVDEVGKMELFSSSFFPCVLRILESNVPFLATVPIPKFGRDIPAVARLKNHPGATMFTLSKGNRDAVKEEIYSHLVALLSKQ; encoded by the exons ATGGCCGGCCCCGGAAAGTGCTTGCTGGTGACCGGACCTCCT GGTGTGGGCAAAAGCACTTTAGTAATGAGAGTGTTTGAAACCCTAAAAGCATCATATCCAAACTTAAAAATTCAGGGTTTCTACACta GTGAGGTTAGAGAAGGAAGTGAGAGAGTGGGGTTCCAGGTGGTCACGCTGGACGGCCGTACAGCTCCCCTCTCATCCTCCACCATTTCCAG CCCAGAGTCTTTGAGATGGCCTACCGTGGGGAAGTACAAAGTAGATGTTGCGTCGTTTGAGTCACTGGCACTGCCTGAATTGCAG GTAAGAGAAGATACCGATCTATTCATCGTTGATGAAGTTGGGAAGATGGAGTTGTTCAGTTCATCGTtcttcccttgtgttttaagGATTCTGGAGTCCAATGTCCCGTTTTTGGCCACAGTCCCAATTCCAAAATTCGGTCGTGATATACCTGCAG TTGCAAGGTTGAAGAATCATCCGGGGGCAACAATGTTTACGCTGAGCAAAGGTAACAGGGATGCTGTTAAAGAAGAGATATACTCCCATTTGGTAGCTTTGTTGAGTAAACAATAA
- the LOC126605001 gene encoding high mobility group B protein 3-like — protein sequence MGKARAAAPKRDTKLKSKSTGASKKPAKKAGKDPNKPKRPASAFFVFMEEFREKYKKDHPNNKSVAAVGKAGGEKWKSLSDAEKAPYQAKADKRKVEYNKNIQAYNKQLAEGPNEADEEESDKSKSEVNDDDDEDEDESGEEEDDDE from the exons ATGGGGAAAGCCAGAGCAGCTGCTCCCAAACGCGATACGAA GTTGAAGAGTAAGAGTACCGGAGCGAGCAAGAAGCCGGCGAAGAAAGCCGGAAAGGATCCGAACAAGCCGAAGAGGCCTGCGAGTGCCTTCTTCGTCTTCAT GGAGGAGTTCAGAGAGAAGTACAAGAAGGATCATCCAAACAACAAGTCGGTTGCTGCT GTCGGTAAGGCTGGCGGTGAGAAATGGAAATCGTTGTCAGATGCT GAGAAAGCTCCTTATCAAGCCAAGGCAGATAAGAGGAAGGTTGAGTATAACAAGAACATTCAGGCATACAACAAGCAATTA GCTGAAGGACCTAATGAAGCTGACGAAGAAGAGTCTGACAAGTCCAAGTCTGAGgtaaatgatgatgatgatgaggatgaggaCGAGAGCGGCGAG GAGGAAGACGACGATGAGTAG